In one window of Synchiropus splendidus isolate RoL2022-P1 chromosome 15, RoL_Sspl_1.0, whole genome shotgun sequence DNA:
- the arf6a gene encoding ADP-ribosylation factor 6a — protein MGKMLSKVFGNKEMRILMLGLDAAGKTTILYKLKLGQSVTTIPTVGFNVETVTYKNVKFNVWDVGGQDKIRPLWRHYYTGTQGLIFVVDCADRDRIDEARQELHRIINDREMRDAIILVFANKQDLQDAMKPHEIQEKLGLTRIRDRNWYVQPSCATAGDGLYEGLTWLTSNYKS, from the coding sequence ATGGGGAAGATGCTGTCAAAGGTTTTTGGCAACAAGGAGATGAGAATTTTGATGCTTGGACTTGATGCTGCTGGGAAAACTACAATCCTGTACAAGCTGAAACTGGGACAGTCTGTCACCACTATCCCCACGGTCGGGTTCAACGTGGAGACCGTCACCTATAAGAACGTCAAATTCAACGTGTGGGACGTCGGTGGGCAGGACAAGATCAGGCCCCTCTGGAGACATTACTACACGGGCACCCAGGGTCTGATTTTCGTGGTGGACTGCGCCGACAGGGATAGGATTGACGAGGCGAGGCAGGAGCTTCACAGAATCATCAACGACAGGGAGATGAGAGATGCAATCATCCTGGTATTTGCCAACAAACAGGACCTGCAGGATGCAATGAAGCCCCACGAAATTCAGGAGAAGCTGGGCCTGACGCGGATCAGAGATAGAAATTGGTACGTTCAGCCCTCATGTGCGACTGCAGGGGATGGACTCTACGAGGGCCTGACTTGGCTTACCTCAAATTACAAATCATAA